The genomic DNA agaaacttttAGCAACAATCCATGTTTGAAAAACGTGTTAATTTTTacctttgaccagatttacagcaatatttgtgaaatttgtggttttttacttttctcgtaaaaaatatgtcaatgttcattctaaatgtgaaatattaaatctaaatgttacatttaaatgagcttttatttattttgatgcttctggtgaatttgtatattaaccaaatatttagttttacctgtgacattaagatttaacattttgatttacaattaacatttacatttaacatttacatttaaaaaaaagtaacatttagattaaacattcatatttaaatgtaatatttaacatttagatttaatatttagcatttcgatttcatatttatcattttgatttcatatttagcatttagatttcatatttcatattgacattatatttttacgagagaaaaaacatcacaaatttcacaaatattgctgtaaatctggtcaaaagtaacataaaaaattcacataagCGTGgtatgttgctaaatgttgttaaaagttgctgtttatattagcatgcgcaactttacagtCGTCGCCCAATAACAGACTGGTTTTTAGAAAACGTATCatctcctttctttctgtttttttctcagtGTCCACTGTCGTCACCTCTCACCCTCACCACTAAAGTCACGTTTGCTGACACTACAGTATACCCAGTAGCTCCCAGGGGCTTCCCTCAGCCTCGCTGGAAGTTTCCTTTTGGTTTCTTCACCAGAGGCGTGGCCGAGGTGGACGGACACATACTCGACAGCAGCGACACTTCCAGGGTCACGTGGAGCTCAGTGttgctcatggttttaatgctAACAGGATTAAGTTTTTATTAATCAAGTGAATGTGGgaaaaaatactttgttttatGTTCTTAAGCACATGTTGTggattttattctgaatttttttagtaaaacatacatattatcCCATAATCCCatgatttattgtgttgttgtctcaacatttttacaaaatgctttCATCTTCTGGTCACTGCCTCAAAGATGCATTTCTCACATGCagatcttcttcttctcctgcctTTTTTGGGTCTGTTTCTTTCTGGTGTATTTTTGACACCTTTCTGTTTGAGAAGCGAACATAGTTGAGAAGATTGACTGTAGCAGCCGGGGTCATACCCTCCAGACGGGTTGCAGCGCCGAGCTGAAAGAAGcagaaattgaattatttcacgCTAATTTGATTAATGTAGTTAATTTCTTAATGGCTCACTGTGGTTGGTCGAACTCTGTCCAGGATTTCTCGGACTTCCTGAGACAGCGACACAGGCAGGGAGAAGTAGTCGAGGTCCTCTGGGAGCAACATGGTCTCCTCTCGCTGAATTCTCGCCATCTCTCTTTTCTGCAGGTCACAGTGAGGCCTGTAAACAGCTAAAGGACAGAAAAGACTAAattaaaaagttgctaaatggaaatgataaaagcattcaatatgttaaggtttcatttattcagacaactgtttttcaggtaATTTAATTTTCGACTGTAGACTGCAAGTCTTCTTCAGGGGCATCTGCTAATCGCTTTGATGGTTtcttgacttccacgtaataattccatCAAGTTAttgtgtcttctttttgaataatatgttactgtttcatttattcagacaagttttttttcaggaaatttactttggtagttgacagtcgaaacgtgtcaggagatcaGTCTTCTTCAAAGGGTCTGcggatcgctttgatgtttccttgacttccgcataataatatcaagttctttttgtcttctttttgaacaatatgggttcatttattcagacaaatgcttgtcagaaaatttactttgaccatctgacatgtttcaacagtcaactgccagtcttcttcagtggCATCTGcttgagatcaaagtacatttcctgaaaaacagttgtctgaataaatgaaaccttaacatgcagtactattcaaaaacaacttgctggaattattaggcGGAAGTCaagaacacatcaaagcaataagcGGACgcttctgaagaagactggcagttgccagttgaaatatgtcaggaaatcaaaataaatttcatgaaaatcagttgtctgaataaatgaaacttctGGTAAGAGGTGTTGCTACAAgataatgacagaaaacagtTTCCTCAAATTTACCCTCGATCTTTAATCTTTGGGAGAATTCCATGTAGGGCGAGAGACTTTCCGGGAAGACAGAAGCCAACATTTCAATGGTCACGTCATTGTACAGCAGCAGGTTCATACACCTAGAAGAGACAAGCATGCACTATTTGTTTATGATGAAAGTTTCTAGAGATCCTGCCAAGTTGAAAAAAATGAGCCACTCACGTCAGTTCGCCGCTTTTGTTCTCACTGATCTCTATGTTGGGAAGCTTTTGTTTCCAGATGTGTGGCAACGCAGAGAGTGACTGAAGTGCTGCCATTGCATCTTGTAGGGTGTCTCGCACTCTCACTGCCTCCTTGTAGCGCTCGGAAGACACACATCCTAGCTCCTCGAACCCTGAGGAAGGAGAAATGCGCTTGGTCGTTCAATCGTTTCACAGCTCGTACAACAAGCTAAACGCACACTGTGCTGACCTTTCAGAGTAAGACGTAGGTCGGCGTTGTCTGGTCGCAGAGAGGCTCGAAACTCGGCCCGGCTGGTGAACATGCGGTACGGCTCGGTGACCCCCCGACTCACCAGGTCATCGATGAGGACTCCGATGTAGCTCTCGGTGCGAGACAGCATCACTGTAGGCATGGCCAGCGCTGAGCGAGCAGCGTTCAGTCCCGCCACCAAACCCTGGACAGAGAGGGAGAAATTTCCTCAGGACCGTCACATGGAATTTAAGGTAAATCAGGGTCATCTGTAAgggagaataaaggggagagctttttggggcccatccataaagtcactaaaatgatggtccattgttctatgaatccactgttatccaggattatttgcaccatagtatatagtcgtcttaaagatgttaatccttgttttaatcagaaattaaatgggttaaaagtgacagtggtaaaatgggatttaaaaaaccacagaaattggttaaaagttgcaaattagagtggccaaaaacagaaagacagaaaacgtggtaaaaaagagttcaaagtgtcaatattagcttaaaagtggcagaaatggaaaacttagttcaaactggcaaataatggacacgacaaaatgtgaatgtggttaaattggcaaaaataagtatGAACTATactgaaaagaggttaaaagtgacaataatgcgtCAACATgtatgacattaggtggaaaagtggttgaaagggtttataaatatcttgaaagtgggaaaaatgtgatggagaagtggcagaaatgagagtaatgtagcaaaaatgcattaaaaggagcaaaaacaggccaagtttagtgtagttgcagaaaaatacgcaaaaataggctcaaattgtacagaaaatattcacagtttcttgaaggcatctggcaaccccctcccagtgtcttgcgaccccaaatggtatcctgaccccaaggttgagaattttttttgaaaaggaaaCTCAAATTAGAAAACAAATCTTGTTGTATAAGTAAAATTTACATACATTTGATGAATTCAGATTTCAGTGAAATTTAAAAGTCTAAAAGGAAAACGTGAACCTGAATAGTGAAACCACAGTTACAGGAGGCTACTTCCATGTTAGCATCAGAAATCAATCTGAAATCTCTACTTCTAGCTCCAGGTTTTGAGGAAAGACAAGATGCAGCGACCTGTGCAGCAGCCTCCTCATACCCCGTGGTTCCATTGATCTGACCAGCCAGAAACAATCCTTGGGTGCTTTTCACCTGCAGAGCGGGGCTGAGCTGAGTGGGACACACAAAGTCATACTGCACACCATATCCTGAAAACACAaccagacagaaaaaaaaaacacacttattTGTCTGATTCAGTGCATTCAAACATGAGAAAACAGTGAATCTGCGACGAGCTATTGTCGTACCAGGTGTGTGGATCTCTGCTTTGTGCAAGGCTGGGATTTCCCTGAGGAGGCGGAGCTGCACGTCAGGAGGCATAGTCGTGGACAAACCCTGGGGGTAcaaaaggtcagaggtcagaccCTCAGGCTCCAGCCACACCTGGTGCTGTCGTCCTGGAAAACGAAGCACGCGGGACTCGATGGATGGGCAGTATCTGTGAGAGCAGGAAATCCAGAGTTAAACCTTTGGAAACAACTGTGTGAATGTGGGTTGATGATGGGCGCACCTGGGACCTTTGGTGTCCTGCTGAATGTGACAATTGAGATGAAGGTTTTCCCTCACGACGCGTTCTACAGCAGGAGTTGTAAACGTCAGGTAGCAAGGAAGTTGCTCCTCAGGCTGTAGAGTGTTGGGTTTAAACATCAGTTCTCATTTACTGCCATTGGgttttttcatgtcatttcaacaaatgaatttttttacaaattgttccttaattattGTGAAACTCTAAATCTTTAGTTTGAtcggaaaaatactttttgagcgctttacatatcagctcattcacccaatcactctcacattcacacaccaatgggacaggactgccatgcaaggcgctagtcgaccactgggagcaacttagggttcagtgtcttgcccaaggacacttcgacacatagtcaggtactgggatcgaacgcCCAACCTattcgatcagaagacgaccctctaccacctgagccacggtcgccctaaaataacacaaaaatcgacacatacccccctcactaaattgtccatatctcaaaaagtattgatTCGATCAAACTACAAATGTACAGTTTgcatattgaataatcacagaacagtTGGTAAAAAATTCTgagttttttaaaccaaaatgtGTGGGATGTCATGAAAATTTGTTGGAATGTTCTGGAATGACCCCGATATAATTTTGTGATAATGCAACTGCTGTTTAAACGTTACCTTGCAGCGCGTTTGAGTGTTAATGAAGCTGAACGGGGTCGGATTCAGATCTGCAGGGTGAAGCTTAGCCAATGAAACGTCTACGGAGTTCTTAACGACCCTGGGAGGAGTGCCGGTCCTGAGCCGACCCGTTCTCAACCCGAGCCTCTCCCGGATGGTGTGGGAAAGCCCAGCGCTGGACGGAGCGTCTCCGATGCGGCCCCCGGGGGACGAAGTCTGACCCACAAACAGTGAACCTGATAAGAAGGTACCAGTGGTGAGAACCACCGAGCGCGCTGAGATAGGGGTCTCCATGTTTGCTGTTGGTcacaaaaaatggacaaagtTGAGAATTTTGGGTGAAAATAGATAAAATTCAGTTTCATCAACAGCACTAATTATGACATACTTAGCGGCCCAGGGGCCATGtgtggccctctgtctaattttatattaaggttttcttttattcagacaactttccttttttttttttttttttcaggaaatttactttgatctccttaaCATGTTTAAACtatcaactgtcagtcttcctcagaggcgtcttctgatcactttgatgtgtccttgacttccgcgtagtaattccagcattGATTCTGTCTtccttttgaataatatgttacggtgtcatttattcaggaaatttactttgatcccaagcagacacctctgaagaagactggcagttgacagttgaaacatgtcggatcaaagtaaatttcctgaaaatagGTGTCTGAAGTGTTTGAACTGATTTCATTATAGGTGCCATACACTCTGCTTATAAAACAAGGCAAGAATATTAAATTTCTCACAAtggaataaaattaattaacatACGATTAATCATCATGATTAATTATGCTACATGATTTATTAGATTTAATTGTCATTAACCCCTTACTTATTAATACCGGTCTTATATTACCATTGGTGCTGGTTATTTTAATGAAATGCAccataattaaattattaattattacaaaaacataTAGTTaactaattaaattataatgttCCAAAGTAAGCTACTAAACTGCTAATAAGTGCTTTATTACCAATTGAACTTCAGTTTGGTTtgcaaatgtgaaataaataaaatcgatTAAAATAATTGCTTTCATTGCTTTTGCGTTTTGATAACCTTATCTGAGAGTGTAATGTCCTTTTACACCagtagttctcaaccttttcagcagAGACAGGGGCCTACCAAtgtaaagtggtaaaaagggttgaaagtgtcaaaattggcttaaaagtggcagaaaaaaaggaGTAAGAATGAATTTAACCTGGcgaataatgggcatgacagattgtgaatgtggttaaattggaaaaaacaaggatgaaatatggtgaaaagaggttaaatgacaataatgagACAACATATgcatggaaagggtttataagtgctgaaaatgtcttgaaagtggaaaaaatgtgcagtaaaggcattgaaatttgatgaagaagtgggagtaatgtagcaaaaatgcattaaaaggagcaaaaatatggcaagacaaagtgatggcaggtttggtgtagttacagaaaaatggGAAAGGTTAAGAATCCCTGCTTTAGATAATTaggaaatacattttgaatGAGCTAAACATAAAAAGTTAAGCACCCAATCGTATCCCAGTAACTTGGTGGCGTCCTGGTTTCTCTGGGTTTGGTTCTTCAACCATCAGCTCCTCCACTGACCCCTCCCACACCGTCAGCCTGGGGGTGGACAGCAGATCTGactgaaagcaaaaaaaaaaacagccaaaaacacacaaatggagaCAAATGGGATAGAAAtaaagcagtgtgtgtgtgtgtgtgtgtgtgtgtgaaacctGAATGAATTCCCGATAAAGCTGACGGTCCAACTGGGCCCTCGGGCCCCACACTGCCGGCCCTTTTCTGCGGTTCAGGATGGAAAAATGAATCCCAGCCCAGTCTCCAGCTCGACCGCACACCCCGTCCAGAGCATCCACCTCCTTCACCAGGTGGCCTTTACCAATTCCTCCCAGAGATGGATTACAGGACAGGGCGCCtagcaacaaacaaacacacacaaaaatggcaGTCCACTTcagttctgattttttttttttatttcagcagGCCTCATTCAAGATtcttaacaaaaacatacatgttCTTATTTTATCTCAATgtaaattttatgtttttttttgtttttttcaatgactTCACGTCAATTATTCTGTCCTTTGTTTCTGTGGTTTGAATTTAActgaatttgtatttattttggcagtctttaggagaaaaaaaaacaacaacaacctatACACACCTATCccatcacaaaaaacacaaaacaaggcTCACTagataatattaaaaaatatatattatagcaATTGGGAAACTAATGTTACAAGTTCTGGAATATACATTgaatatatattctgcacaaagttctatatatacattttatacattcacatctaacatatatacatatacgttcacatatttacacataaatacATGCATATATACGCACACATGcatgtacataataataataatatactatttaatatttactacacaaatttaatcaattaaattttaaacaaaatagagtggcaatattgaaatgtataatattatctatcacaatatttaccttttattgtgcttattaagtattaatatctttatatacatgttatgtattattaatacaacACTTTTATTATAGGATTTAGTTCTTCCGGGATCTCACcgattgtttgtattttttgcgTAACCAGGAGGGTCCGGGCCCCCACCCTGGCCGCCGCGGCTGCCGCTTCGGTCCCTGCGTGACCCCCACCCACCACGATGACATCATACTGCTGTCTGTCACAGTGACTGGTGCGTTTGAAAACCTGTAGAAGGCGGGGAACCTTTTTCCTCAACATGTGGGATGAATACCTGTTAAAGCAGAAATCAGATTCATAGAAAAGTAAGGAATTACACGGTGACAACAGTGGCTGAcacaaaatatggcaaaaaacattatttatatacaaaaaatcaataaataaaaatccaaatATATTCCTTACATTTTGTGGGTTTCAGCATTAAATCATTAATGGTTTTTAGTTATATTTCACTCCCTTATATTTTCATGTTATGATGAGTTTTGATGGGATGAAATGTAAATAAGATACACGTGCAAagcagcatttttttaattattaaatgtcATGGTCATCCAACACACCATAATattgttcaattcaattcaattcaactttatttatatagcgcaaaatacaacaaagtcatctcaaagcgctgaacaaaatataaagtccatattGTCCCACTATGCAGCAGAATTACAAAaacctcttttatttattttgtagtgcagtcatttaaaaaaatgttttttaaattattattatgcttGGTGAATTCTTTATCATTCCTTTATTAATTTAATGTTGAAGGATACATAattccactttatttattaGAAATATTCACAATATTCATACAAAGACTCGACAGTTTTTCATccattattaaaaatataataataaattagtCGATTGGGGTGCATATTTCAATAATAAATTACTCTTACATGAAATGCAGAGTCTTGCATATGAATTCACCacctaaaatataatttaattgaTATTTTGAGCACATGCTAAGATATAATTGTATTTCCCGAACTCAGTATAGAGCCAAACTAAATGAActttaaaataggttaaaaaaataaattaaaaaaagaaacaattaaaaagaagaatCCACTTACTCAATCCaatttctttaaaagaaaattaataaatgtgattattttataACACCAAAATTAATCCACATTAAAGCACACGGATGATACTTACATATAATGTAACCACACCGACAATAGCAGGTACTTACTAATTATGCGAGTAAAAAGTCACGTTTGTAATGTTGTCTTTTGGATAAATTCATTAGAGGAGAACTCCCATTGTCTAATAACGACTTTTGTGGATAATTATGAAAGCGTTTTCTGAGATATAACACAGACGTTCTTCCTGCAGGCAGCCATGCTGTGTGGAGCTCAAAGTCGTAACTGTTGGTATAAAGGCGCACCTACAAATCTACAGCAGTTCAGGGTCTCGAATCcgtgacattgtcagaaaaatGTAGATAATCCGTTTTGCctgaaattacatttcaataaaaaatatatttaggcGATATCATATAAtaaagcagatttttttttaaaaaaaaaaatcgaaaaacATGTCtgttagatcaggggttctcaaccttggggtcagaaccCCATTTAAGGTCGCGCACAcaaaacactgggagggggtcgccagatgcctttgaaaaattttttttttgtttttgtaaaatttgagcccatttatttatttttaccatttttctgccacaacaccaaacttgccatattttaacctatttttatcactttttctttcaatatttatgctccttttaatgaatttttgcaCCTCATTACTTGTATAAGAGAGACAAAATGCACAACTGAACTTTGATATATAAGGAAAATAATCATCAATATCAAAAGGCAATGAGAATATTGaacaaaatgttaatttaaaatcaaaaaaagaaattatcGGCATCAGCATAATCCctaaaaatcccatatcggtctgagttgttttttttatgacttCACGACAACGATTCTGTCCTTGTTTCTGTGCTTGtggtttataaagtgt from Gouania willdenowi chromosome 19, fGouWil2.1, whole genome shotgun sequence includes the following:
- the mto1 gene encoding 5-taurinomethyluridine-[tRNA] synthase subunit MTO1, mitochondrial isoform X1; translation: MYSSHMLRKKVPRLLQVFKRTSHCDRQQYDVIVVGGGHAGTEAAAAAARVGARTLLVTQKIQTIGALSCNPSLGGIGKGHLVKEVDALDGVCGRAGDWAGIHFSILNRRKGPAVWGPRAQLDRQLYREFIQSDLLSTPRLTVWEGSVEELMVEEPNPEKPGRHQVTGIRLANMETPISARSVVLTTGTFLSGSLFVGQTSSPGGRIGDAPSSAGLSHTIRERLGLRTGRLRTGTPPRVVKNSVDVSLAKLHPADLNPTPFSFINTQTRCKPEEQLPCYLTFTTPAVERVVRENLHLNCHIQQDTKGPRYCPSIESRVLRFPGRQHQVWLEPEGLTSDLLYPQGLSTTMPPDVQLRLLREIPALHKAEIHTPGTTIARRRFTVFSCLNALNQTNKCVFFFCLVVFSGYGVQYDFVCPTQLSPALQVKSTQGLFLAGQINGTTGYEEAAAQGLVAGLNAARSALAMPTVMLSRTESYIGVLIDDLVSRGVTEPYRMFTSRAEFRASLRPDNADLRLTLKGFEELGCVSSERYKEAVRVRDTLQDAMAALQSLSALPHIWKQKLPNIEISENKSGELTCMNLLLYNDVTIEMLASVFPESLSPYMEFSQRLKIEAVYRPHCDLQKREMARIQREETMLLPEDLDYFSLPVSLSQEVREILDRVRPTTLGAATRLEGMTPAATVNLLNYVRFSNRKVSKIHQKETDPKKAGEEEDLHVRNASLRQ
- the mto1 gene encoding 5-taurinomethyluridine-[tRNA] synthase subunit MTO1, mitochondrial isoform X2 encodes the protein MLRKKVPRLLQVFKRTSHCDRQQYDVIVVGGGHAGTEAAAAAARVGARTLLVTQKIQTIGALSCNPSLGGIGKGHLVKEVDALDGVCGRAGDWAGIHFSILNRRKGPAVWGPRAQLDRQLYREFIQSDLLSTPRLTVWEGSVEELMVEEPNPEKPGRHQVTGIRLANMETPISARSVVLTTGTFLSGSLFVGQTSSPGGRIGDAPSSAGLSHTIRERLGLRTGRLRTGTPPRVVKNSVDVSLAKLHPADLNPTPFSFINTQTRCKPEEQLPCYLTFTTPAVERVVRENLHLNCHIQQDTKGPRYCPSIESRVLRFPGRQHQVWLEPEGLTSDLLYPQGLSTTMPPDVQLRLLREIPALHKAEIHTPGTTIARRRFTVFSCLNALNQTNKCVFFFCLVVFSGYGVQYDFVCPTQLSPALQVKSTQGLFLAGQINGTTGYEEAAAQGLVAGLNAARSALAMPTVMLSRTESYIGVLIDDLVSRGVTEPYRMFTSRAEFRASLRPDNADLRLTLKGFEELGCVSSERYKEAVRVRDTLQDAMAALQSLSALPHIWKQKLPNIEISENKSGELTCMNLLLYNDVTIEMLASVFPESLSPYMEFSQRLKIEAVYRPHCDLQKREMARIQREETMLLPEDLDYFSLPVSLSQEVREILDRVRPTTLGAATRLEGMTPAATVNLLNYVRFSNRKVSKIHQKETDPKKAGEEEDLHVRNASLRQ
- the mto1 gene encoding 5-taurinomethyluridine-[tRNA] synthase subunit MTO1, mitochondrial isoform X3 codes for the protein MYSSHMLRKKVPRLLQVFKRTSHCDRQQYDVIVVGGGHAGTEAAAAAARVGARTLLVTQKIQTIGALSCNPSLGGIGKGHLVKEVDALDGVCGRAGDWAGIHFSILNRRKGPAVWGPRAQLDRQLYREFIQSDLLSTPRLTVWEGSVEELMVEEPNPEKPGRHQVTGIRLANMETPISARSVVLTTGTFLSGSLFVGQTSSPGGRIGDAPSSAGLSHTIRERLGLRTGRLRTGTPPRVVKNSVDVSLAKLHPADLNPTPFSFINTQTRCKPEEQLPCYLTFTTPAVERVVRENLHLNCHIQQDTKGPRYCPSIESRVLRFPGRQHQVWLEPEGLTSDLLYPQGLSTTMPPDVQLRLLREIPALHKAEIHTPGYGVQYDFVCPTQLSPALQVKSTQGLFLAGQINGTTGYEEAAAQGLVAGLNAARSALAMPTVMLSRTESYIGVLIDDLVSRGVTEPYRMFTSRAEFRASLRPDNADLRLTLKGFEELGCVSSERYKEAVRVRDTLQDAMAALQSLSALPHIWKQKLPNIEISENKSGELTCMNLLLYNDVTIEMLASVFPESLSPYMEFSQRLKIEAVYRPHCDLQKREMARIQREETMLLPEDLDYFSLPVSLSQEVREILDRVRPTTLGAATRLEGMTPAATVNLLNYVRFSNRKVSKIHQKETDPKKAGEEEDLHVRNASLRQ